Genomic DNA from Hymenobacter jejuensis:
ACTGCTACAGCGTCGCTCAGATGATAAAAAAACAGGATTGCCTATCACAGATTCAATTTTTATCTCCTTTGACCTTGCGCCGATGCCGTACTATCTACTACATTTGCAACTCAATTCTCTCGGGGTGTAGCGTAGCCTGGTATCGCGCCAGCATGGGGTGCTGGAGGTCGTAGGTTCGAATCCTGCCACTCCGACTGAAGAGTTTTTGCTCGAAAAGCCTCTGGACTTCGGTTCGGAGGCTTTTTTCGGCAGAAAAATTTAATTTTCGTGGTGCTCCGGCAGCACCACTCCTCGGGGTGTAGCGCAGCCCGGTAGCGCGCGTCGTTCGGGACGACGAGGCCGTAGGTTCGAATCCTGCCACCCCGACTGAAAGCATTTACTTTCTTCTCAAAAGCCCACGGAACTTCGGTTCCGTGGGCTTTTCTACTTTTCAGCAATACTGGCTTGGTGCTGACAGCGAAATAGTTAGGTGTTTGGCTGCATTTGAATTTGGAGATGCGTGCTGCCAAGGGGAAAGGGAGGAGCTACATTCGCGCTTTCCATTATTCTTTTCTACCCGTTTTATGAAAAAACTTATTCTGAGTGCGTTGGTACTTGGCTTCTCGGCGCTGGGTGTGCAGGCCCAAATTGCGGCCAGCACTACCCTGCTCGGCGGCAACGCGGGGTATTCGAGCCAAACCCAAAAGAGCGAATTCGCCAATAGCCCTTCCAGTGATCCCGATAACAAGTACCAGCAGTATGAGTTGGCACCGACGTTTGGCTATTTCATTGCCGATAACCTCGCTGTAGGAGTCAGCTTTGGGCTGGCCGGCACTCAACAGAAGCAAAAAAACTACAACGGTAATTTCTCCTACACCAACGAAACGAAAATGCGGTACTTGTCCGTGGGGCCGCTGCTTCGGTATTATAAGTTTGTGGGCGAAAAGGCGGCTTTCTACGGTCAGCTCGGCGCGGGCTACATCAACAATTACTCGGTACAGAAATCCTCTACCAATTATGCGGGCGACAATATTGCTCGTTCGCAGGGATATTACAGCCAACTATTACCGGGCTTTGTGTTCTTCCCAACCGATAAGTTTGGCTTGGAATTGACCATGCGGGGCTTCTCCTACAATCACCTAGAGCAAAAGCTCGACGACAAAAGCGACGATAAATACGTCAACAACGGCCTGGATTTTGGCTTCGGCTTGCGTGATCTGCGGTTGGGTGCTTTCTTCTACCTCGGCCGCTAATCTTAAGTAAGCAATCCTATTCTACAGAAAAGCCGATCCGGAATAATTCGGATCGGCTTTTACATAAATATCACATTATCAAATAGTTATATACCAACAACAGCTATCACTTCGTTGGCACCCGTGTCGGGAAAGCGTTCGAGGTACACTTGCAACAGCTTCAGGTTGTGGCGTTTGGCGTACTCTTTCACGCCTTCGTAAAGTTTGCCCGGCGCCACCATGTAGCTGGCCTCAATGCGCGCCCGAACGACTTGCTGCTGGGTGAAGAAAGTCGTGTAATGAAAGCCCGCTGGCAGCTTCTGCGAAGTTGTGTCTGCTACCACGAGGCCAATAAAGGCTTTCAGGGAGTCGCTGGCGGCGTCGGGGTCGTTGTAGTAAATGTTGCCCAGATCGCCGTGCAGCTGGCCGCTGGATTTGATTTGTTGCGCCTGCCGAAACATCGGACCAAACCCGGGGCTATCGGCTCGGCCTTTGAAGTGCTGACCAGCCAGATAGATGGGCTGCGGTACAGTAGTCAACGCCACTTCGGGTTGTTTGAAGCCCCCCAGGTACGCATAAACAGAGGCGCCGCCCACGAAGACGACCAAAAACAAGATCAATAACCAACGATTCATTATTCAGCGGGGGTGTTCAGCGCGTCTTTGTACTGCATTTGATAAAGCTGGGCGTAGAAGCCGCCGTGGCGCAACAGCTCCTCGTGGTTGCCGGATTCCTTGATTTCGCCCCGGTCGAGCACGATGATGCGGTCGGCTTTCTGGATGGTGCTCAGCCGGTGCGCAATCACGAGCGACGTGCGGCCCTGCATCAGCTTTTCGATGGCTTCTTGGATTAGCTCTTCCGTTTCGCTGTCGACCGACGAGGTGGCTTCATCCAGGATGATGATGCGCGGTTGATATACCATCGCCCGCACAAATGAAATCAACTGCCGCTGCCCAACGGAAAGCGTCGCACCGCGTTCCATTACCTTGTAGTTCAAGCCATTAGGCAAACGCTCAATGAATCGGCGGGCGCCTACCAGTTCGGCGGCTTCCCAGATTTGGGCCTCGGTGATGTCTTTGTTGCCCAGCGTGATGTTGTCGGCGATGGTGCCCGCAAACAGAAACACGTCCTGCAACACTACCCCGATATGCCGGCGCAAGTGCTTTAGGTCGAACTCCCGCAAGTCGTGCCCGTCCACGCGAATGGTGCCCTTATTGATTTCGTAGAACCGGCTGAGCAGGTTGATGATCGACGTTTTGCCCGCGCCGGTTGCGCCCACAAAGGCGACGGTTTGCCCGGCCTGCACCTCAAAGCTGATGTCTTTGAGCACGTATTCCTCGTCGTTGTAAGCAAACCACACGTGCTCAAACTGCACATCGCCGCGCAGGTGATCGGGGGCATATGTGCCGTTGTCGGCGATAAGCTCCTTGCTATCAAGAAGTTTCAACAACCGCTCGGTGCTGACCAGCCCCAGTTGCAACGTATTGAACCGGTCGGCAATTTGGCGTATTGGCCTGAAAAACAGACCATTATACATAATAAAGGCAATTAACGCGCCTTTGGAAATAGTCCCTTCGATTTGGCCCTGCGCAGCGTACCACACCAGCAGGCCCACACCCATAGCCGCCAGCACTTCGGCCACCGGAAAATAGATCGAATAATAGAGCACCGAGCGAATGTTGGCGCGGGTGTGCTCCTGATTGATGGCCCGAAACTTTTTGAACTCGCGTTCTTCGTTGTTGAAGATCTGCACCACGTTCATGCCCGTAAGGTGCTCTTGCACAAAGGAATTGAGGCTGGCGACGGCCGTCCGTACCTCTTGAAACGACTTCTTGACCTTCTCTTTAAACACGTAGGTGCTGATGAGCAGCGGCGGCACCACGGCCAAGCTTACCAACGTCAGGCGCCAGTCAATCCAGAACATGAAGCCGACGATGAACACCAATTGCAAAATGTCGCCGACCATAGCCGCCAAGCCTTCGCTAAACACATCCGACAGCGTTTCCACGTCGGAAATGTTGCGGGTCACGAGTACGCCGATGGGTGTACGGTCGAAGAACTTAAGGCGCAGGTCGAGGATGTGACGGTAGAGATCCACGCGGATGTCGCGCACGATGTATTGACCCAGCCAGCCGCCATAATATGTTTGCAGATAGCTGACGATGGTGTGCGCGATTAGCAACACGACCAGCAGCCCAAACATTTTGTTAACGCCCTGTACGTCACCCTGTTCGATGCTTACATCGACCATTTTCTGAATCAGAAAGGGGCGCAACGTACCAAGGGCCGCGGTGGCAATGGTGAGAAAAATCAGGGAATAAAAGACTTTTCGGTAGGGCCGCACATAGTTCATGAGCCGGCTGAGCACCTGCCAGTCGAAGATGTTGCCAGTTTTGGTGGCGGTGGTTGCCTGCTCCAAGTGGGTGGGATTTGTAGAACGCTTACGAAAATCAGTAACCAACGCGGGACCCGCAAGGTTGCACTACTTGCCGCGGCGACAGAATCAGCGGTTGGCAAAGTACGGCATTCCCGACGGCAAGACGGCTGTGGCCACTAGCTCGGCCGGGTACTCCACGCGGGTCAGGAACAAGCCTTGGGCGGGCGCTGCCCCACTCGCTTCTACCCTACTTTGCGCGGCTAGTATTTCGCCAAACGCCGCCGGCGTCAACCGGCCACGGCCTACGCTCAGCAGCGTACCAACCACCAACCGCACCATGCCCCGCACAAACCGATTGGCCCGAATGCGAAACACCAAACCGCCGGGCACCGGGTGCCAGGCCGCCTCATACACTACGCATACGTAGTGCTTTTCGGCACCCTTCACCTTGGAAAAACTAGTAAAGTCGCGCGAGCCCAGCAGCAAAGCGGCGGCCGTATTCATAGCCGCCAAGTCGGGAGCGCGATCGAGGTAGAGGGCGTGCCGGCTGCTGAAGGGGTCGGGCACAAGGCGCACGTGGTATTCGTAGGTGCGGGCTTCGGCATCAAAGCGAGCATTGGCTTTGGGCGGCACTGGATGTAGCGCGTAGCCGGCAATGTCGCGGGGCAAGGCGCGGTTTAGGCGGTACAGCGTAGTGGCCTCATCGAGGTTGGCGGGCATTTCGGCTTCAAAATGCGCCACCTGGTGGCTGGCATGCACCCCCGTATCGGTGCGGCCGCTGCCCAGCGTGAAAACCGGCTGGCGCAGCACCTGCGACAGCCGCCGATTCAGTTCTTCCTGCACCGTAACGGCGTTGGGCTGGGTTTGCCAACCGTGGTAATCCGTGCCATCGTAAGCCAAGTGAAGAAAGTAGCGCACTGCAAGTATTGCTGAAGTATGCAAGTAGAACGAGCGCCAAAAGACTCGCCCGCACTCTCACACAACTATCTAATTATCAATTAATTACACAACAAGTGCATACAAAAGCCCGTCGAAGGTTTCGCCGTCTTTGGTCATACTTTTGCGCAGGCATCCTTCCAGTTCGTAGCCGGCTTTTTCGAGCACCCGCGCCGAAGCCGCATTGTGCGCGAACACCGTGGCGTACAGCCGGCAGATGTCGAAATGGCGGAACACGTAGTCGGACAATACTTGTACGGCCGCCGTACCGATGCCCCTTCCCCAGTAGCGACGCCCCAGCCAATAACCGATTTCGGCACTGCGGTAGTGCACGTCGCTCTTGAACATGATGCTGATGCTGCCTGCCGCCTCGCCGTCTACCTCGAAGGCCAAATGCACATCGCGGGAGTGCACATCCGACACAAAGTTGATGTACCACTCGGCGTCGCCCACCGAATAAGGATGCGGGAAGACGTCGCGCAGGTTTTGCCACACTCCGCGGTCGTTGGCCTGCTCGGCTAGCACCGTAGCATCAGCCGCGCACCACGGACGCAACCGAGCTCCGGGGACGGGCAAATCCAACGTCGGACGGAGCAGGTTTTCGGCCATAATGCGCGGCTAACGACTTGTTTATTAAACTTTTTCGTAGATGATAGCAATGCCCTGACCCACGCCGATGCACATGGTAGCAAGGCCGTAGCGCACCCCTTCGCGGCGCTGCATTTCGTGTACCAACGTGGCAGTAATACGCGAGCCGCTAGCGCCCAGCGGGTGACCAATGGCAATGGAACCACCGTTGACGTTGATCTTTTCCGGGTTCAGATTCAGCTCCCGAATGCAGGCAATGCTTTGGGCAGCAAAGGCTTCGTTGAGCTCAATCAGGTCCATGTCGTCGAGGGTCAGACCGGCGCGCTGCAATACTTTTTGCGTAGCCGGCACCGGACCCAGGCCCATATACGCCGGATCGACGCCTGCCACGGCCGTAGCCACCACGCGCACCATCGGCTTGAGGCTGAAGCGCTTCAGGGCTTCTTCTCCTACTACCATTACTGCTGCCGCGCCATCGTTGATGCCCGCGGAATTGCCCGCCGTAACAGTACCGTCTACGGGTTGGAAAGCCGGCTTGATGCTAGCCAGCTTTTCCATCGTCGACAAGCGCGGCGGCTCGTCGGTGTCGAATAAGGCCGTGTCGCCTTTGGGCTGCCCTACGAACACCGGCACGATTTCGCGACGAAAGCGCCCTTTCTCCTGGGCGCGGTGGTATTTGCGTTGGGAGTTGAAGGCGAACTCGTCTTGCTCTTCCCGTGTGATGCCATACTTACGGGCCACGTTCTCAGCCGTTTCGCCCATGGCATACGGGTGGTGCATTTTGGCTAAGCGCGGATTGACGAAGCGCCAGCCCAGCGTGGTATCGTGCGCAGTGAAGTCACGCGCAAAAGCGGTCGTCGACTTAGCCATCACGAAGGGCGCGCGGGTCATGCTTTCGGCACCGCCAGCCAAGTATACATCACCCTCGCCCGACCAAATGGCGCGCGACGCATCCATGATGGTTTGCAGCCCGGAGCCGCAAAGACGGTTGACGGTCACGCCGGGCACTGTGATGGGCAAACCCGCTAGCAGCGCCGCCATACGGGCAACGTTGCGGTTGTCTTCGCCGGCTTGGTTGGCCGCACCGATAATTACATCTTCTACCGCCGCTTTGTCCAGCGAAGGATTGCGGCGTAAAAGCTCGCGCAGAACGTGCGCGGCTAGGTCGTCGGGACGTACGCTGCTGAGAGCACCCCCAAATTTGCCGATGGGCGTGCGGACGGCGTCCACGATATAAGCAGTTGACATTGGCTGGTAATGCGGTTATTCCGCTCGTTGTTGGCTACTTTTGCCGGCCCGACCGCCCAAAGCAAGGCTAGCCGGAACTGACAAAACACAAAGATGATACAAAGAATCCAAAGCGTATTCCTGCTGTTGCTGGCCGTAGCCATGCTCAGCGTGGTGTTCCTGCCGATCTGGAGCAAAACCGACCCTCTCAGCAAGCAGGAACTTGTCTTAACTTCCACAAAGATAGCCTACGCCCACACCGATCCGGGCATGTCGGTCACAACCAGCACGTACGCCATTGTGGCATTGGCGCTGGCCTCGGCGGCCGTAGCCTTGTTCGAGATTTTCCAGTACCGCAACCGCTTTCTACAACTGAAGCTGGGCTTTTTCAACCTGCTTCTGATTGTGGCTACCATCGGGGCCAGCTATTACTACTCCGGGGTGGCAGAACAAATGCTCAACGTAAAAATTCCCGGCACTTTTGAAGCCGGCTTCTATTTGCCCACGTTGGCCTTAGTACTCAATCTGTTGGCCAGCCGTTTTATTCGGCGCGACGAACAACTAGTACGATCGATGGATCGGTTACGCTAGGCACAACAAGCTCTCCAAACAACAAAAAAGGCTCTCGCGGAATATCGCGAGAGCCTTTTTTGTGTAAGGGCATAGTTGGTCTATCGACCGCCGCGGCTTTGCTCGACGTAGCGTTGCAACTCCTGCACGTTGGAGCTAAAATCGAAGCTGTCGTAGACGCGATAAAAGTTCTGACGATCAGCCACTTGCGGATAGGCAAACTTGGCCAGCTCCAGCCGTGATTTGTCGAAGGAAAATTCTTTCAGCAGCATTCTCAAATCATCGGCCCGCACGACCGATTCGCTGAGCGCCTGCCGGGCGATGGCCATTTTGTTGTCGTCGAAAGAAGTACTGTGCACCGCACGCAGCAACTGGTCTACCTCCTGCGGCGCCAGCAGCGGCAAGTCGTCGGTGCCGTTGTAGTAGCCACCGTCCCGCGGCGGGTAATTGCCACTGCCGGAGTTAGGATAGCTACCCGAGTTGGGATAGTTATTGGGGTTCGGCGCCGGATACGATCCGCCAGGGTTAGGCGGGTTGCCGGGAGCAGGATAGGCCCCGCCGGGGTTGGGCTGATTGTAGCCGCCTCCGTCGTAAGTGCCATTAGGATAACGCGGATCGGGTGCCGGAACCGGATACGCGCCACCTGGGTATGAGCGCCCGTACCCGCCGCGGATGGGCACGGCTGCTACCATACGCAGCGTCAGGGGGTAACCCGGGCGGGCTACCAGCACGAAGCTAGACTCCAGGCCGGAATCCAGAAATACGCGCGTCCGAAAGTTTACGGCCCGCCCCCGGCCCGCCGGCACCACAAATTCGGCCATGTGATAGCCCGGCGCCAGTCGGTCGATGTGCACTTGGCTAATGGCCCCGCGCGTCAGCGGACGGCCGTCGAGCACCAGCTGGAAAAGCACGCCGCGTTCGGAAGCAAAGTTCGCATTGGCCGGCGCTGCCTGTAGTGCCGAAGTGAACAACAGGAACAGGCCGAAGCAGATAAGTAATGCCTTTTTCATGGCAGGAACAGCTTACACAAGGCGATCCATTCGCCCCGGTAGTACCATTAAAGCCAAGTATTGTGCCAGAGAAATCCCAAAACATAGACTTTGTTGAATTTACGGCTGTCCGGCTTGGCATCCCTAATTCAACAAACAAAAAGAGCCGTTTCGAATGAAACGACTCTTTTTGCAACTGTCTGATTATCAATTATTTATTCATCAATGCGTGTCACCTTAAATTCGGTGCGGCGGTTGCGCTGATGTTCGTCTTCGGTTTTGGCGGCCTTAATTACGGGGCGCGTTTCGCCGTAGCCTTTGGCCGTGATACGGGCTTTATCGATGCCCTTCGAAATGATGTAATCGACGGCCGATTGGGCACGGCGCTGCGACAGGGCTAAATTGTACGCATCCTTACCCCGCGAGTCGGTGTGCGAGCTTAGCTCAATCGTGATTTTGGGGTTGTCGTTGAGGGTTTGCACTAGCTTATCCAGCTCCACGGCCGCATCCGGACGAATATCGGCTTTGTTGTAATCGTAGAAGATGTTTTCCACCACGATAGCTTTATTCTTGACGATTTTGGTCAAGGTCAGCGTTATCGGAATGCGGATGTCGGTCATGTCTTCGGTCAATTGCTCCTGCGGGGGCGTGCGGCCTACCGTAGTCAGCGAATTGCGCGCGGTGAAATATCCCGGCCGATCAGCCACGAGCGAATACGTAGCGGCGGTGTCCAGCTTAAAACTGAATTTGCCATCGGGTCCGGCTGTAATATCCTGCGGTTTCTGGCCGTTGGGACCAAATACTGTTACGGTTTCGCCAGCCAGCGGCGCCACCTTCCCGGTCTTATCATCGCGCTCTACTACGGTGCCATCGGCGTAGAAGGTCACGAACTTATAGGTCTGACGCTTAAAGCGGTACAGGTCGTCGCTGCCCTTACCCCCTGCCCGATCGGAGGAAAATACACCGGTATTCTTGCTGACGAAATACGGGGCAAAGTCGTCGCCGCTGCTGTTGATGGGGGCGCCCAGGTTCTTCACCTTGCCCTTGTCTACCATAAAAATATCGAGCTTGCCCAAGCCCGGATGCCCATCGGAGGAGAAGTAAAAGGTACCGTCGGGCGCAATAGCCGGGAAGCTTTCGTTGCCGGGCGTATTTATTTGATCACCAAGGTTTTCCGGCGGCGAGAAACGGCCGTTGGCACCTAGCGTGGCTTTGTACAGATCGGTACCGCCCTGCCCGCCGTTGCGGCCCGAAGCGAAGTACAGCGTCTGGCCGTCGGGTGAAAACACGGGCGAAAAATCGTCGGCCGTGCGGTTGTTGATGTTGATCAATGCTGGTTCCGTCCAAGCGCCGCTGCGGAAGTACGATGCCCACAGATCGACGCTGAGGTAGCCTTTCTTTTTGCCGCTGTTGGAGCGCGCAAACACCACCGTTTTGCCGTCGGGCGAGTACGTGGCGCTGGCTTCGTGCATATCCTCGGTATTGAAGATGGGCTCCAGCTTGCGCACCGTACCGCCGGTCATCTTCTCGACATCGTCAAATTTGACAGCATATAAGTCATTGAATCCCTGTCCATTACCCAAGTACTTTTTACCATCGCGGCCGGAGGCAAACACCAGCTCTTTGGTATCGGGCATGATGGTCGCACTGAAATCCGACGATTCGGAGTTGACCTGATCCAGGGGCGTTACTTGGTCGCGGTTGCGCATGGCTACCACGTCTTTGCTGAGGCGCGCGTTCTTGGCTTCTACTTCGGCCCGCACAGCTAGCTGCCGGTTCTTGCCGTTTTCGACGTAGTTATCGAACAAAGCCGCGGCTTCGTCGAGCTTGCCGTTGGTTTTCAGAGCCAACGCATAATAAAACGGCGCATCGCCGTTTTTCACCCCGCCGTCGATGGCAGCCTTATAATACCCCTCGGCCTGCTCAATGCGGTTCGATAAGCGATACGATTCGGCGACGCGGTAATTGGCTTGCGCAATGTTGCGTCCTTTGGCCACGTCCGCCTTATACATTTTGATAGCCGTCTCAAATTCACCGCGGGCAAAGCGCTTATCGGCCTTACTCATGGGGCCACCGCTTGAGGCAGCGCACCCGCTCAGCAGCGCCGACGAGCCCGCCACAACATATAGTAACAGTAGTTTTCTCATGGGAAGATACAGGAATAAAGAGGTCGTCGGGTGGGACTGGCGTTGGTTCGCTACGACTGGCAATAATACTAATTTACGCAGGAATAGTACGGTTCGCTGCGCCAGCGAACCCAGCAGATTTAGCGGACCACAGACGGTTGAAAATACCGCGCCAGCCACGTTTGGGCGGCCGGAGCAGGCCATGTAGCAGCAAGCTGTCCGCGTTGGGCCACAGTATTATCGAAGTAGAGGGTATCGGGGCGCAAACGGCCTTCGGCAACGGCAGCCCGCAATTCGCGCCGGTCCATCAACTCCACTTGGTCATTGACCAGAAAAGCCAGCTGTGATTTTTCGAGCAGCGTCACTCCCCAGTAGGCTTCCAACTCCCTCACAAAACGCACCGAAGCATCAATGGAGCAGCCGCTGGCGTCGGCAATTGCCTCATCCAAGCCGATAACCAAAAACTGATGGTGCAAAATGGCGGCAGATGCCTGCAAAGCCCGGCCGTGGCTGGTCCAGTCAGCGGAAAACTGAGCGAGCGCTGGCTGTACGGCCGCTAGTTCCGCGTCGGTTAGGCGCCGGTTGGCCTGATAAATCCAGATGCGTGCGTGCGCTGGAAGCTGATCGAAAGAAACAAACATATTATTTATAACTACCTGTTATTCAAATACTTAAAAAGCAAAGCATTTGGGTTGCTTTGCCCTTGGCCTTCCATATAACGGCACAAAGGCAAATTCATTTTCTACAAAAGAAACTGCCCCGCCGGGAAGTTCCGGCGGGGCAGGAAATGTAGCGATAACGCACCTGTAGTGCGCCTTTTTGCTTAGGCGTTTAGCCCTTCGGCCGAGGCAACCAATTCGGCCAGGTCAAACACTTGCACGTTGTTTTCGCGCTCTTTGCCTTTCACGCCGTCGCTCATCATGGTCATACAGAATGGGCAACCTACCGCGATGATGCTGTTTTGGCCGTTGCCTTTCGGAGCCGGAGTGGCACCCGCATTGCCACTTTCAACGCCGTAGAGGTTGTCGAGGGCCGCCGCGTTGCCGTCGAGCGTAGCCAACGCCTCCTCGGTGCGCTCGATGTTGATGTCTTTCTTGCCCGGCTCGGGCTCTTTCCACATCTGCGCGCCGCCGGCACCGCAGCACAAGCCGTTGGCCTTGCTGCGTTTCATCTCAACTAAGTCAGCATCAAGCGCTTCGAGCACGGCGCGCGGCGCTTCGTAGATGTTGTTGGCCCGACCCAGGTAGCACGAATCGTGAAAAGTAATGCGACGGCCTTTGTAAGATTCGCCTCCTTCTACTTTCACACGCCCCTCGTTGATAAGCTGTTGCAGAAATGTGCTGTGGTGAATTACCTCGTAGTTACCGCCCAGCGCCGGGTATTCATTTTTGATGGTGTTGAAGCAGTGAGGGCAAGCCGTCACGATTTTTTTGATGCCGTACCCTTCGAACGTAGTGATGTTCTGCATGGCCTGCATCTGAAACAAAAACTCGTTGCCGGCACGCTTGGCGGGGTCGCCGGTGCAGGTTTCTTCCATGCCCAACACGGCATATTTCACGCCTACGTGCTCCAGAATTCGCACAAAAGCACGCGTCACACGCTTGTAGCGGTCGTCGAAAGCGCCAGCGCATCCTACCCAGAACAAAATCTCGGGCTCTTCGCCACGAGCGGCCAGGTCGGCCATGACAGGAACGGTTACGGGACGCTTGGCAGTTTGCTCAGCCATATATTCAGTTGACGGTTGTCGGTAAGTTATGATTCTTGCAGTTCGCCAAGGAGGCAAGCTGCCCTAATTAAGCTGTGGCAATATTCTGTTTATCAGCCACATACAAATCGTCGGCCCAGTTGAAACGGTCCGAAGGCGAGAAAGCCCACGGCGCGCCGTTGTTCTCAATGTTGGAGAACATCACATTTAGCGAGTTGGGCGCCGCCGATTCTTCCAGTACCAAAAAGCGGCGCATCTCCACGATGCTTTCCAGCGGGTTGATGTTCACGGGGCAAGCTTCTACGCACGCATTGCACGTGGTGCAGGCCCACAGCTCCTCGGGGGTAACGTAACCTCGAAGCAGCGTATGATTCTCTTTGTCAATTACTTCTGCTTCCGCATGCTTGGCCTCGGCGCCGTACAGGTTGGGCTGAAATATCAACGGGGAGTTGTATTTCTCCTCCATCCGGTCGCGGGTGTCCATGATGACTTTGCGCGGCGAGAGCAGCTTACCGGTTAAGTTGGCCGGGCAAACGGAGGTACAACGACCACATTCGGTGCAGGAATAGGCGTTCAGCAGGTTCGTCCAAGCCAAGTCGTTCACGTCTTTGGCCCCAAACGGCGTGGGTGCGGCCGCCGAACCATCGGGATTGGTGGCCGGCGCGGGCACCTGGTAGCTAGGGTCCATCATGGCCTTTACTTCGTGGGTGATGCTGTCCACGTTCGAAAACTGCCCCTGCGGTACCAAACGCGAGTAATACACGTTTGGAAAAGCCATGATGATGTGGAAATGCTTCGAAGAAGGTAAGTAGTTCAGGAATAACAAGATACCCACAATGTGCGCCCACCAGCCTACGCGCTCCAGCACTTCCAGCGCCGTGGCGTTGCTGGGAAA
This window encodes:
- a CDS encoding (Fe-S)-binding protein codes for the protein MADLAARGEEPEILFWVGCAGAFDDRYKRVTRAFVRILEHVGVKYAVLGMEETCTGDPAKRAGNEFLFQMQAMQNITTFEGYGIKKIVTACPHCFNTIKNEYPALGGNYEVIHHSTFLQQLINEGRVKVEGGESYKGRRITFHDSCYLGRANNIYEAPRAVLEALDADLVEMKRSKANGLCCGAGGAQMWKEPEPGKKDINIERTEEALATLDGNAAALDNLYGVESGNAGATPAPKGNGQNSIIAVGCPFCMTMMSDGVKGKERENNVQVFDLAELVASAEGLNA
- a CDS encoding 4Fe-4S dicluster domain-containing protein: MTIQNIIFLLVAIAGFGLFAWQVRKIRANILAGRDRDMSGNVSERLNKTLLVAFGQQKMFKRITPALLHLVVYVGFLVINIEVIEILIDGIFGTHRVLGFMGPVYAALTGTNEILGALVVLAVAAFWWRRNRSQPVRRFTGPELRAWPKLDANIILYVEVILMLALFTMNTADLKLHQLEGRDLAGAFPISSLLTGLFPSNATALEVLERVGWWAHIVGILLFLNYLPSSKHFHIIMAFPNVYYSRLVPQGQFSNVDSITHEVKAMMDPSYQVPAPATNPDGSAAAPTPFGAKDVNDLAWTNLLNAYSCTECGRCTSVCPANLTGKLLSPRKVIMDTRDRMEEKYNSPLIFQPNLYGAEAKHAEAEVIDKENHTLLRGYVTPEELWACTTCNACVEACPVNINPLESIVEMRRFLVLEESAAPNSLNVMFSNIENNGAPWAFSPSDRFNWADDLYVADKQNIATA